One genomic segment of Arthrobacter sp. JZ12 includes these proteins:
- a CDS encoding circularly permuted type 2 ATP-grasp protein: MSELFQDYANAARRSPAYDEMFDGDNRPRAEYNPVAAALDELNLADVTARADSMARTFLDRGVTFDFAGEERPFPLDIVPRVIAGEDWQVLERGVAQRVRALEAFLNDVYDKMTVVGDGVIPRRLVTSSAHFHREVAGFVPAGGVRVHVSGIDVVRDDEGTFRVLEDNVRVPSGVSYVLENRRAMAKGLPEAFGQQHIRPVEEYPRRLLAALRRTAPPGVEDPTVVVLTPGVFNSAYFEHTLLAGLMGVELVEGRDLICRGNRVYMRTTAGEQRVDVIYKRIDDEFLDPLQFRSDSVLGCPGIVNAARAGMVTIANAVGNGVADDKLVYTYVPDLIRYYLNEEPVIANVDTYRLEEPAAREEVLDRLDELVVKPVDGSGGKGLVIGPDASAEELDALRGRILADPRGWIAQPVLQLSTVPTMSGGQFSPRHVDLRPFAVNDGDNVWVLPGGLTRVAMKEGSLIVNSSQGGGSKDTWVVDGQSESAPIAPPVQPLAERVSVWPVETSWQDRQPEQQQQQQAAAGGEDGNNA; encoded by the coding sequence ATGTCCGAGCTCTTTCAAGACTATGCGAACGCCGCACGCCGCTCACCTGCCTATGACGAGATGTTCGACGGCGACAACCGCCCGCGTGCCGAGTACAACCCGGTTGCCGCAGCACTGGATGAACTGAACCTGGCCGACGTCACGGCGCGGGCGGATTCAATGGCCCGGACATTCCTGGACCGCGGCGTGACGTTCGACTTCGCCGGCGAGGAACGGCCGTTCCCGCTGGACATCGTCCCGCGCGTCATCGCCGGTGAGGATTGGCAGGTACTCGAGCGGGGTGTGGCCCAGCGGGTGCGCGCCCTCGAAGCTTTCCTGAACGACGTCTACGACAAGATGACCGTCGTCGGGGACGGGGTGATTCCCCGCCGGCTCGTGACGTCATCCGCGCACTTCCACCGTGAGGTGGCCGGTTTCGTTCCCGCAGGCGGCGTGCGGGTGCACGTGTCGGGCATCGACGTGGTCCGTGACGACGAGGGGACCTTCCGCGTGCTCGAGGACAACGTACGTGTTCCCAGCGGCGTGAGCTATGTGCTGGAGAATCGAAGGGCAATGGCCAAGGGCCTGCCGGAGGCCTTCGGACAGCAGCACATCCGTCCGGTGGAGGAGTACCCCCGCCGTCTGCTTGCCGCCCTGCGCCGGACGGCGCCGCCCGGGGTGGAGGATCCTACCGTCGTCGTACTCACACCGGGCGTATTCAACTCGGCCTACTTCGAGCACACGCTGCTGGCGGGCCTGATGGGCGTGGAACTGGTCGAGGGCAGGGACCTCATCTGCCGGGGGAACCGCGTGTACATGCGGACCACGGCGGGCGAGCAGCGCGTTGACGTTATCTATAAACGTATTGATGACGAGTTCCTTGATCCGCTGCAGTTCCGCTCCGATTCGGTGCTCGGCTGTCCCGGCATCGTCAATGCCGCGCGGGCCGGCATGGTGACGATCGCCAACGCCGTCGGCAACGGCGTGGCGGACGACAAGCTGGTCTACACGTATGTGCCGGACCTGATCCGTTACTACCTCAACGAAGAGCCGGTCATCGCCAACGTGGATACGTACCGGCTAGAAGAGCCCGCAGCCCGCGAAGAGGTGCTGGACCGGTTGGACGAGCTCGTCGTCAAGCCGGTCGATGGTTCCGGCGGTAAGGGCCTGGTGATCGGGCCCGACGCATCGGCCGAGGAGTTGGACGCGCTGCGCGGGCGCATCTTGGCGGACCCGCGCGGCTGGATCGCCCAGCCCGTCCTCCAACTTTCGACGGTTCCCACCATGTCGGGTGGGCAGTTCAGTCCGCGGCACGTGGACTTGCGTCCCTTCGCCGTGAACGACGGCGACAACGTGTGGGTGCTACCCGGCGGCCTGACCCGCGTGGCCATGAAGGAGGGCTCACTGATCGTGAACTCCAGCCAGGGCGGAGGATCAAAGGACACCTGGGTGGTCGACGGCCAGTCCGAGAGCGCGCCCATCGCGCCGCCGGTCCAGCCCCTGGCCGAACGCGTCAGCGTCTGGCCAGTCGAGACCAGCTGGCAGGACCGGCAGCCTGAGCAGCAGCAGCAACAGCAGGCAGCAGCCGGGGGAGAGGACGGGAACAATGCTTAG
- a CDS encoding alpha-E domain-containing protein — MLSRIAESLFWIGRYVERADGTARILDVHLERLNQMPRPVQRDVSRQLLGVMGSRPTSDDFGLPELLDALAFNRSSATSIAGALGAARENARRARETVSGSVWEGLNTTWYGLTQHRKDVVGTYRFCHWVIERTAMVRGLSDTTMSHDESWQFLVLGRSLERADMTARMLSTRDVHESGLSWVNMLRCAGAYESFLRTRRASFGEQHAAEFLLLDRLFPRSIVYALSDAEKCLSNLNPAYQRVGFINDASRIVGQARTFLEFHQTDDLMSELPEHMERVQKACARASDAVSRTYFSQAAELSWVGEVS, encoded by the coding sequence ATGCTTAGCCGAATCGCCGAGTCGCTTTTCTGGATCGGTCGGTACGTGGAGCGGGCCGACGGCACCGCACGCATTCTTGATGTGCACCTTGAACGGCTCAACCAGATGCCGCGGCCCGTCCAGCGCGACGTGTCCCGGCAGTTGTTGGGAGTCATGGGAAGCCGGCCCACCTCCGATGATTTCGGGCTTCCGGAATTGCTGGATGCACTCGCCTTCAACCGAAGCAGCGCCACCTCGATAGCCGGTGCGCTGGGTGCTGCGCGTGAAAACGCCCGGCGTGCCCGTGAGACCGTGTCCGGCAGCGTATGGGAAGGCCTGAACACCACCTGGTACGGACTGACCCAGCACCGGAAGGACGTTGTCGGGACGTACCGCTTCTGCCACTGGGTGATCGAGCGGACAGCGATGGTCCGCGGCCTGTCCGACACCACCATGAGCCACGATGAGAGCTGGCAGTTCCTGGTACTCGGCAGGAGCCTCGAACGCGCCGACATGACCGCACGCATGCTGTCCACTCGTGACGTCCACGAATCCGGTCTGTCCTGGGTGAATATGCTTCGATGCGCCGGTGCCTATGAATCCTTCCTGCGGACGCGCCGAGCGTCCTTCGGTGAGCAGCATGCCGCAGAATTCCTGCTGCTCGACCGGTTGTTCCCGCGGTCGATCGTGTATGCCCTCAGTGACGCCGAGAAGTGCCTCTCCAACCTTAATCCGGCCTACCAGCGGGTGGGGTTCATCAATGACGCGAGCCGGATCGTCGGTCAGGCACGCACGTTCCTCGAATTCCACCAGACGGACGATTTGATGTCGGAACTGCCCGAGCATATGGAACGGGTCCAGAAGGCCTGCGCGCGGGCTTCCGACGCCGTTTCACGCACCTATTTCTCGCAGGCAGCGGAGCTGTCCTGGGTTGGGGAGGTCTCATGA
- a CDS encoding transglutaminase family protein, giving the protein MTRLSIEHRTGYNYVRRVSLSYNEARMTPLTDAQQVVLESTIDIKPGSAAMATYRDYWGTRVTAFDVQIPHERLEVFARTLVEVSRVERIPTPEEIVSWEELRSDSVMDDFADWLPHTHLTEPAEEVLSLVRDVTEGKDPHGAAHAVFDWLKGEMQYVQGVTGVQSDAREAWAERQGVCQDLAHVAIGALRSLGIPARYISGYLHPRRSAAVGEAVVGQSHAWVEWWDGEWRGWDPTNSGPVSDFHVSVARGRDYRDVSPLKGILSGGGGSTLDVSVEITRVA; this is encoded by the coding sequence ATGACCCGGCTATCCATCGAACACCGGACCGGATACAACTACGTCCGCCGGGTTTCGCTTTCCTACAACGAAGCGCGCATGACGCCGCTCACGGACGCCCAGCAGGTGGTGCTCGAGTCGACCATCGACATCAAACCCGGAAGCGCGGCGATGGCCACGTACCGCGATTACTGGGGAACCCGGGTGACCGCCTTCGACGTCCAGATTCCGCACGAGCGGCTCGAAGTCTTCGCCAGGACGCTCGTTGAAGTCAGCCGGGTGGAGCGCATTCCCACTCCGGAGGAGATCGTGAGTTGGGAGGAGCTCCGGTCCGACAGCGTGATGGATGACTTCGCAGACTGGCTGCCGCACACGCACCTGACCGAGCCCGCTGAGGAAGTGCTGTCGCTGGTCAGGGACGTAACCGAGGGCAAGGACCCGCACGGTGCCGCGCATGCCGTCTTCGATTGGCTCAAGGGCGAGATGCAGTACGTGCAGGGCGTCACCGGCGTCCAATCGGATGCACGGGAAGCCTGGGCCGAGCGGCAGGGAGTGTGCCAGGATCTCGCCCACGTCGCGATCGGCGCTTTGCGAAGCCTCGGCATCCCGGCGCGGTATATCTCCGGATACCTGCACCCGAGGCGGAGCGCCGCCGTCGGGGAGGCCGTCGTCGGACAATCCCACGCCTGGGTCGAGTGGTGGGACGGTGAGTGGCGGGGATGGGATCCCACGAACAGCGGGCCAGTGAGCGACTTCCACGTTTCGGTTGCGCGCGGCCGAGATTACCGCGATGTCTCGCCGCTGAAGGGCATACTGTCCGGCGGCGGAGGTTCTACCCTCGACGTGTCTGTGGAGATCACGCGGGTCGCCTGA
- a CDS encoding glucose-1-phosphate adenylyltransferase encodes MPLTADRAKPAVPFAGSYRLIDFALSNVVNSGYLQIVVLTQYKSHSLDRHISETWRMSTQLQQYIASVPAQQRRGKSWFLGSANAIYQSLNLIHDARPDIVVVIGADHVYRMDFEQMVQAHIASGASVSVAAVRQPLHLANQFGVIEVDSADPGRIAAFVEKPASTPGLPDDPNSFLASMGNYVFNTDALIESLEADAARLNTKHDMGGDIIPYFVDRGDAAVYDFTTNEIPGSTERDSQYWRDVGTLDSYYEANMDLISPLPLFNLYNLQWPIYTRQSISPPAKFVRGASGESGVAHDSIVSNGVVVSGGSVQGSILASDVFIDQDADVSGSVLLDNVTVGTGAVVRKAIIDKNVYVPPGAKIGVDRELDLSRGFTVTDSGLTILSKGQIIE; translated from the coding sequence ATGCCGCTCACTGCGGATCGTGCCAAACCGGCGGTACCCTTCGCGGGAAGCTACCGGCTGATCGACTTCGCGTTGTCGAACGTTGTGAACTCGGGGTACCTGCAGATTGTGGTGCTTACCCAGTACAAGTCCCACAGTCTGGACCGGCACATTTCTGAGACCTGGCGCATGTCCACCCAACTCCAGCAGTACATAGCATCGGTGCCGGCCCAGCAGCGCCGAGGCAAGAGCTGGTTCCTCGGAAGCGCAAATGCCATCTACCAGTCGCTCAACCTGATCCACGACGCCCGGCCCGACATCGTCGTCGTCATCGGTGCCGACCACGTGTACCGGATGGATTTCGAGCAGATGGTGCAGGCGCACATAGCGAGCGGAGCATCAGTCAGCGTGGCTGCAGTCCGTCAGCCCCTCCACCTCGCCAACCAGTTCGGTGTCATCGAAGTCGACTCCGCGGATCCAGGAAGGATTGCGGCGTTCGTGGAGAAGCCGGCTTCAACGCCGGGCCTGCCCGATGACCCGAACAGTTTCCTGGCCTCCATGGGCAACTACGTATTCAACACCGACGCGCTCATCGAATCCCTCGAGGCCGACGCCGCCCGCCTGAACACCAAGCACGACATGGGCGGGGACATCATCCCCTACTTCGTGGACCGTGGGGATGCCGCCGTATACGACTTCACCACCAACGAGATTCCGGGATCAACGGAGCGGGACAGCCAGTACTGGCGCGACGTCGGCACGCTGGATTCGTACTACGAGGCGAACATGGACCTGATCAGTCCGCTCCCGCTGTTCAACCTGTACAACCTCCAGTGGCCCATCTACACGCGGCAGAGCATCTCTCCCCCAGCCAAATTCGTACGTGGAGCCTCCGGCGAGTCAGGCGTGGCACACGACTCCATCGTGTCCAACGGCGTCGTCGTTTCCGGTGGCAGCGTGCAGGGTTCGATCCTGGCCAGTGACGTCTTCATCGACCAGGACGCCGATGTCTCCGGTTCCGTTCTGCTCGACAATGTAACGGTCGGCACCGGCGCAGTGGTACGCAAGGCGATCATCGACAAGAACGTCTACGTTCCGCCCGGCGCAAAGATCGGCGTGGACCGCGAGCTGGACCTCAGCCGCGGTTTCACGGTCACCGATTCCGGCCTGACGATCCTGAGCAAGGGCCAAATCATCGAATGA